From the Clostridium cagae genome, the window ATTTATATCTTATACATCAACCATTTGGAGATATATATGGTTCATGGCGTGCTATGGAAGAATTATATGAAGAAGGTAAAATTCGTGCTATTGGTGTAAGTAACTTTCAGCCAGATCGTTTAGTTGATTTAATTATTCATAATAGGATTATTCCAGCTATTAATCAAGTGGAAACAAACCCCTTTTGTCAGCAAGTTGAAAGTGCTAAACTAATGAAAGATAATAATGTGCAAATTGAATCTTGGGCCCCATTTGCAGAAGGGCATAACAATATATTTAATAATAGCATTCTAGTAACACTTGCTGAAAAATACAACAAATCAGTAGCGCAAATTATTCTTCGTTGGCTAATACAACGTGGTGTAGTTGCAATTCCTAAATCTGTTCATAAGGAACGAATTATTGAAAATTTTAGTATCTTCGATTTTGAATTAAGTAGCAATGATATGAAAAAAATTTCAATTCTAGATACAAAGAAAAGTTGTTTTTTCTCTCATCGCGACCCAAAAATGGTGAAGTTGTTCAGTGAGGTTAAATATAACATCTAACTTATTATACAAAAAGTGACTGCACCGCCTCACTTCATTATTAATATTTTTACTGTTCAATATCACTTAATCCATTGATACTACTCAACTTAAACAAATAAAAAAACTCTATATGAGTAGATTACTTTTTATAGTTATCTACTCATATAAAGTCAATTTTACAAATGCAACATATCATTCTCCTATATTACCATATCATAAGTTATACATACCGGTTTTTTAGTTCTAGGATCACTAACTATTTCAGCATCTATATTAAATAATTCTCTAAGATTTTCTTTTGTCATAACTTCATAAGCACTTCCTTGACATACTACTTCACCTTTTTTTACACCTATCATATGATCTGCAAATCTAGCTGCATTATTAAGTTCATGTATTACCATAACTATAGTTGTACCTTGATTTTTATTTAACTTTTCTAATAATTTTAGTACTTCTAATTGATGAGCTAAATCTAAATATGTTGTAGGCTCATCAAGTATAAGTATATCTGTTTGTTGCGCTAATGCCATTGCTATCCAAGCCCTTTGTCTTTGTCCTCCTGATAAATCTTCCATAGGTCTGTCTCTAAACTCTTCTATTCCAGTTGATTTTAATGCCCATGTAACTATATCTTTATCTTCCTTTTTTAGTTTACCAAATCCCTTTTGGTGAGGAAATCTTCCATAAGCTATTAACTCTTCTACTGTAAGTCCACTAGGAGCCGTAGGACTTTGTGGAAGAACAGCCA encodes:
- a CDS encoding ABC transporter ATP-binding protein → MNCISTKNLNISYGNLDVVKNLNLDIPKGKITTIIGSNGCGKSTILKTIARIIQPKSGDIYVNDKNMKEQNPKDLAKTMAVLPQSPTAPSGLTVEELIAYGRFPHQKGFGKLKKEDKDIVTWALKSTGIEEFRDRPMEDLSGGQRQRAWIAMALAQQTDILILDEPTTYLDLAHQLEVLKLLEKLNKNQGTTIVMVIHELNNAARFADHMIGVKKGEVVCQGSAYEVMTKENLRELFNIDAEIVSDPRTKKPVCITYDMVI
- a CDS encoding aldo/keto reductase; translation: MQNVTLNNGIKMPILGFGVYQIEDTIQCEQAVYDALMVGYRSIDTASVYMNEKAVGHAIKRSGIPRKELFITTKLWIQDAGYNNTKKAFSQSLKHLQLDYIDLYLIHQPFGDIYGSWRAMEELYEEGKIRAIGVSNFQPDRLVDLIIHNRIIPAINQVETNPFCQQVESAKLMKDNNVQIESWAPFAEGHNNIFNNSILVTLAEKYNKSVAQIILRWLIQRGVVAIPKSVHKERIIENFSIFDFELSSNDMKKISILDTKKSCFFSHRDPKMVKLFSEVKYNI